GGTCCCCATAAAAAAACGCGGAGCCGTTTGGGCTCCGCGTCGTCAGTGGTTCTCCGTCGTTCTCGAAGCGACTAGCCGAGATAACTCTCCAGGGCGCGTGCGCGGGAAACGTGGCGGAGCCGAGACAGCGCCTTCTCCTTGATCTGACGCACGCGCTCGCGCGTGATGCCCAGCAGCGCGCCGATCTCCTCGAGCGTCATCGGCTCGCTGCCGTCGAGACCGAAGTACAGTCGCAGAATCTTGGATTCACGTTCTTTGAGGTGCGACAGCGCTTCCTCGATCGACTCCGTCAGCGCCTTCTCGAACGTCTGCTCGTCGGGCGTCGGGTTGAGCGTGTCGGGCAGATAATCGAGCAGCTTGTTGTCTTCGCCGGGCGTCAGCGGTGCATCGAGGGAGAGATGCGTCTGCGAGATCGCCATCGTCTTCGCGACTTCTTCCTCGGTGATGTCCATGCCATGCGCGATCTCGGCGTGCGTTGCGTCGCGGCCCAGCTCCTGGAGCAGCGCGTTCGCCCGCTTGCCGATGCGATGCAGCGTGCCCGCGCGGTTCAGCGGCACGCGCACGATACGCGACTGCTCGGCGAGCGCCTGGAGAATCGCCTG
Above is a window of Gemmatimonadaceae bacterium DNA encoding:
- a CDS encoding sigma-70 family RNA polymerase sigma factor; protein product: QAILQALAEQSRIVRVPLNRAGTLHRIGKRANALLQELGRDATHAEIAHGMDITEEEVAKTMAISQTHLSLDAPLTPGEDNKLLDYLPDTLNPTPDEQTFEKALTESIEEALSHLKERESKILRLYFGLDGSEPMTLEEIGALLGITRERVRQIKEKALSRLRHVSRARALESYLG